One genomic segment of Oligoflexus sp. includes these proteins:
- a CDS encoding carbohydrate-binding domain-containing protein, protein MKLKRLGPYFWLMAGFCLGACGGPSASVLQGDGHPMCSLAATDDDGDGWSWEDNHSCWMPPICDDARNDQDGDGWGWENGRSCRVRILSFSATYYPYRGEVFAQTTCGQADNHGGYYFAVTERSPLWDGECMNDNWAKCSDPDCLDKWDRMPADVKRYVDGQKMVREPACNVPCGKAVNVYSDDKSIASNAVIYDACPSQHWNNRFKEVTEGVNPCAKGVHHVDLRKPLYLKLNRSQENGNIKVWINLK, encoded by the coding sequence ATGAAACTTAAGCGACTCGGGCCATATTTTTGGCTCATGGCAGGATTTTGCCTGGGGGCCTGCGGAGGACCGTCAGCATCGGTTCTTCAAGGGGATGGGCATCCGATGTGCTCGCTCGCTGCGACGGATGATGATGGAGACGGATGGAGCTGGGAGGACAATCACAGCTGCTGGATGCCTCCCATCTGCGACGACGCGCGCAATGATCAGGACGGTGATGGCTGGGGCTGGGAGAATGGTCGCAGCTGTCGGGTCAGGATACTTTCCTTCTCGGCGACCTATTATCCCTATCGTGGTGAGGTCTTCGCGCAAACCACCTGCGGTCAAGCCGACAATCATGGTGGCTATTACTTTGCCGTGACCGAGCGATCTCCGCTTTGGGATGGTGAATGCATGAACGATAATTGGGCAAAATGCTCGGATCCCGACTGCCTCGATAAGTGGGATCGGATGCCGGCTGATGTGAAGCGCTACGTCGATGGTCAGAAAATGGTCCGCGAACCGGCGTGCAATGTTCCCTGCGGCAAGGCAGTCAACGTTTACTCGGATGATAAATCCATAGCCTCCAACGCCGTGATCTATGATGCCTGTCCGTCGCAGCACTGGAACAATCGTTTCAAGGAGGTCACGGAAGGTGTGAATCCCTGCGCGAAAGGCGTTCATCATGTCGATTTGCGAAAACCACTGTATCTGAAACTCAATCGGTCCCAGGAAAACGGCAATATCAAAGTTTGGATCAATCTGAAGTGA
- a CDS encoding response regulator produces MTHVVLIAEDDPISQRMAAAVVESCGYRAHIVQHGGQCLEILQKGLQPDLLLLDLEMPVMDGIQVLRAMKQAGGVEICPIVVFTSHHNEQTVMEAIKLGADDFIVKPFHPHELGQRMSDLIFEIDDAQLRVLIEKLHFQDPSLADQPSLKPHVGQSFNLYPVMHGQRSICVAIPQGLSPQAISRMSLPEIVMKIMIFRKCSTGWRKVWPRAHTLSVLRPSSKRQAPG; encoded by the coding sequence ATGACTCATGTCGTACTCATAGCGGAAGATGATCCCATTAGCCAGCGTATGGCCGCGGCCGTCGTGGAAAGCTGTGGCTATCGAGCGCACATCGTTCAGCATGGCGGTCAGTGCCTTGAAATCCTGCAGAAAGGTCTGCAGCCGGACCTTCTCCTGCTGGACCTGGAGATGCCGGTGATGGACGGGATACAGGTCCTGCGGGCCATGAAGCAGGCAGGGGGCGTTGAGATCTGCCCGATCGTTGTGTTCACATCGCATCACAATGAGCAGACGGTGATGGAAGCGATCAAGCTGGGCGCCGATGACTTTATCGTCAAGCCCTTTCATCCGCATGAACTGGGCCAGAGGATGAGTGACCTGATCTTTGAGATTGATGACGCGCAGCTCAGGGTCCTGATTGAGAAGCTTCATTTCCAGGATCCTTCCCTGGCCGATCAACCCTCGCTGAAACCCCATGTGGGCCAGTCCTTCAATCTCTATCCTGTGATGCATGGCCAGCGTTCCATCTGCGTCGCCATCCCCCAGGGTCTTTCTCCGCAGGCTATTTCTCGCATGAGTCTGCCCGAGATCGTGATGAAGATCATGATCTTTCGCAAGTGCAGCACGGGCTGGCGGAAAGTGTGGCCCAGGGCGCATACGCTGAGCGTTCTGCGGCCTTCGTCCAAACGTCAGGCGCCTGGGTAA